DNA from Chloroflexota bacterium:
CAGGCGGCAACGGTAATGGCAACTACTCCTACCGGGCAGGGGCTGATGGCCTCTTGGCAAGAGCTTGGCACAGTCGTTGAATGGAAGGCATTGCGTGAAGGTACCTATGCTCACTATGACCCCAACCGAGAGCGTATCGTGCTCAATCAGAGGTACGCACAGGATTTCAGCCTAGACCTTATGGCAGCAGTACTGGCGCATGAGATTATACATGCGTATTACCATCAAGTTGTACGTGAGGGAAGCGCACCTACTTCCAAAGAGGAATGCATAGTCGAAGAAGTGCTGGCAATAGCAGTTGATCTTGTGTGGTGGTATGAGCGGTTTGGCATATATGGAAAGCCAAGCCCGAACCAGCTTGACCAAGGGCAGAACTACATGCTGGAGATTTGGCTAAAGGCCGCAGCACAACACGCAGCGAGTAACAATCCCAGCGATAATGCAGTAGCGGTGGTGATGGAATACATGTACGAGGAGATAAAGGACAAGCCGCATGTGCTCTACTGTGACAGCTTCCCCAGCGAGCAGCAACTCTAGTGTTATGTAGTGGGAGTTGACGTTGGAGGGAGACTACCCCTATACATTTCGGTAGTAAGTGCGCGGATTTTACACCTTGAAAACTACAATTCGGGCACACTGGAGAAACAAAGAATATGGCAAAACAGAGGTCATACCAGGAGAAGTTATCTCTTTCTGACTTGGAGATCGAAGTGATAGTCCTGAAGGCATCTCTAGACTTAATTGACGATATGGTCAATCGTGAAACTATGTGTTTCTACTCTTGCGATAATTCGTCCGAAGCAGAGGTAAAGTTCACAACTCGAATTCATCAAGCTTATTTCAGCATCTTGCTCGTGGATTTCCTATCGTCTCCTGACAAAAAGCTTCTTCGTGGTTGTGGGAATTACCTTCAAAGGCTGGACGCAATAGGCGAAAGTCCGTTGCTGGGTGATTCTAAAGTGGAAGCCTTATCTGGAGCTGTCAAGTCCTTTAGACGCTGGCTCGAAGAAAAAGAAATTAATGTACAAACATGGTTTCCTGCTTTGAATCTGAAGATCGACCTAGCAATTGAGAGGCAGCAATTCATCACTATATGCGGCAATATGAGCAAGCATCACTTTACACGGCAAACCAGACAGGCAGAAAAACTACAGAAACTCTTAAAAGAAAACGACTACTGTTTTCCTATTGATAAGTGCCTGATGGCATTGGAAGATTTCTACACCCGCTTCGGTGAAGACATTCTCTTGTATCACGCAACCATGCTTGCAAAGTTCCTAAATGACATACGATGGGGCATCTACGAATATGCACATGTTGAGCGAGTACGGAGCATTGCAAGTAGATACGACGAAAACTTAGAGTTGACACGGTATGAGTACTGCTACCCGAAGAGCATTTCATCTAGGCTCGGGGAGACTTCCTATTGGGATTTGATGAACGCTGTTGAGAAGCCGCCTTCCATCCCTAGGTTTGAGGTCAACAGGCTTCTTAAGGAGCACTATTGATGAGGCTTCCCACTGGAACGGATGATTCTCGATTGCGAGAGGTCCACGATGTGCATGTTCCAAACTCAACAGATTGTTTGCTTAGGGCAGATTCTTACTGGCAAAGTCAATTGAAGTATATGAGATGATGGAAACTACTACCGACGAATTTCGGACACTTGTGCGCCACAGTGTATCAGAGTTGAGTCGATGAAGATTACAGGAGAGACTATGGAATTCGATTTTGAGAGTTACCTCAGCGCTTTAGAGCGCTCCGTGTCGTACTTGGAGAGAGACGGCAAGTCCGCGAACGCGGTTACACTTGCCCGCAGCATCGCAACGACGCCCGCAGACCTCTGGGACGCCGTGACAAACAAGGAGCGCATCCCGCGCTGGTTCTCGGGGATCAGCGGAGACTTAGAACTTGGGGGGAAATTTCAGATCGAAGGCAACGCGAGCTGTACGATTACGGCGTGCGAGCCGCAAGCGCACTTTGCCCTCACCTGGGAGTTTGCCGGGGACGTGAGCTGGGTGGAGGTGCGCCTTACGGAAACTGGAATTGGTAGCGTGCAACTGTCACTCACGCACACTGCGCTGCTATCGCCGTTTTGGGACCAATACGGTCCGGGAGCAGTCGGCGTGGGCTGGGAGACGGCTTTCCTGGGACTCACCCTTCTTCTCGAACAGCCGGGCTGGACCAAGCCGGACGAAATGGAGTTTGCCACTTCAGCGGCAGGTAAAGCCTTCATCTCCGGCAGCAGCGAGGGCTGGGCCCAAGCGTCAATTGCAGCCGGAACAGACACCGAGAAGGCGCACGCCGCGGCACGGAACACCACCGCGTTCTACACCGGCGCAGAAGCTAGCCCCTCCTAACGCGAAGGTCGCTGAGCTCATCCACAGCGTTAATCACTCCTGCATGGACGGAATGCCGTACCAATGGCGCCTTGCTGCCACATGCAACTGTCCTTTGGAAAGCTAAGGATTAAGGCGCAACGCTAAGAACTGGTCCGGCGCAACGTCACATAGGTCACGACCGTTGAGGTAATGAGGCTTAGTAAGCCTCCAATGAGAATGTCCACAGGCACCAGGATCCCGGGCCACGTGGCAAGCATCAAGAAGATCGGCACTATGTACGTGGCGTAAGCCGCGCAGCCCAGCACAAAGCTGTTCTGCATCGCCTTGCGCAGGTTGCGCTCCTTAACTGCCGGCTCAATTGCAAGGTAGCTATTGGCGAGGGCAATCAGCAAGAGAAACGCCAGCAGGGAGACAAACTCACCCCCGCCCCACGTATCCGGCTGCTTCCCAAAGCTATCAAAGAGCACATTGTTGCCGCTTTCCTCATACAGACTCTCGTACATATTCTGCGCAATAGGCGAGAAGTTCCAACCTATGTCAATAACCGTGTATACGACGAATGCGGCAATGAACCTGACGAAATGCATAATTACCTCAATTCTTGTTTCTGTTCAGTCACTAGCCCCAAGCGTATGTTCCAACATTCTTGGTTAGCCTGCAAGCTCTATGACCTTGGCACGGGCACGAAATACCTGAGATCCCTGGGCATATGGTGAGCGGCCAGCACACTTACGATTCACATGTCTATGCAATATACTGAGCTTGAGCAACGTATCCGAGCGGTGCAACACCGCAGAATCTTCGGAGAGTTCAGGAGGAATTAGTGCTGACTTCAATTGCCGGGCATGAGCGACTTAGCTTCAGATTTGCGCCCATTTATGTAGTGTTATTGGCCTTTATGCTCAGTTTCGCTTGTTTCTTATTTCTTGCAGAGCAAGTGTACGCCTGCAGTTGTGCGGTACCCGGTCCGCCTGCGGAAGAGCTGGCGAAGTTTGACGCGGTATTCGTGGGCAAAGTCTTCGTGGTGCAGCACTCCTATGACCCTGAAGGAAAGACTGTCACACCGGAGGACCGCTCCACCATCGGCTTTGAAGTCAGCACGGTTTGGAAAGGCGCTGTCCACGAAGTCACGTACATCACGACGCCCCCGACCGGCGGCAGCTGCGGCTACACGTTCGTTGAAGGCGAAGAGTACATCGTCTACGCTTCAGACAGCCATTACGATGACGACAGCTACACGGCGAGTATTTGCAGCCGCACCGCCCTCCTGAGTGCCGCGCAAGCCGACCTTGATGCGCTGGGAGAGGGTGAAACTCCACAGGCGGGAACGAAAGGACCGTCCCCCACAGACTCTGAAGACACTGCAACCGGCATCAGTGCAGGTTGGGTCTTTGCCCTAGTCCTTGCCGCGGCCATGCTCCTCGTGGGGGCAGGCGGTTTCGTGGAGTATGCCAGACCTGGGCGCGAATAGGTTGCGCGTCTTGCGCAATGCGCCTTTCCAAGCAGGCTCTCGCCGTAACAAAGGATTGCGAAAACTTGGAGGCACACCATGAGAGTTCGTTCGCATGACCCGGATTGGGAAGGCCCCCGTGCGGACTTGGAAGTGGCCGCTTCGGCGCCCAAGGGCCATTACCGCGCCGCCGTGGTGGGTTGCGGACGCATGGGTAGTACCATTGACGACGAGCACGTTGGCAAGCCCCACTATCCCTGGCCGTGGGCCCATGCCCCGGCGATCATTGAAGCGCGCAATGTCGAACTCGTTGCCGGTGTCGACTACGATCAGAGACGGCTGGCCTATTTTGGTGAGCGCTGGGGCGTGAAGGCCCTCTACACCGACTTGCGCGAGATGGTTGCCAAAGAACGCCCTGACATTGTCTGCGTCACCACTGGGCCGGTGGAACGCGCAGAGGCGGTTACTGCATTGGCAGAGGCCGGTGTCAAGGCAATCTATGCCACCAAGCCCATGTGCCGCACTCCCGCCGAGGCCGACGCGATGATCGAGGCCTGCCGCCGCACCGGCACTATCCTCGCCATCGCCGCCCACCTCAATTGGTACGCGCCATACACGAATGCGAAAGCCCTCATCGACAGCGGCGAACTAGGGCCCTTGCGCTCGATGGTCTGCCAAAGTCCGATGCCGCTCTCGAACATTCACAGCCATACGCTATGCCTCTTTAGTCTATTCGTTGGCGCTCCCGCGCGCTGGGTGCAGGGTCACATGGACGATCCCGAAACCGCCAAGACCAATGAAGACCAGAGCGGCTCGGGCATGATTGGCTACGAAAACGGCGTGCTGGGTTTTCTCAATTCTCACGCGCCCTGGCGGAGTTGGAGCATGGAGTTCAACTGCGAGCGCGGCCGTGTCTTCACCCGCAACCACCACGCCTGGTTCGAATTGTGGGGACGAGGCGAAAATGAATTAGATGGTGAATACCAGCGGCAGTTCCCCTTCCCTTGGCGTCCCCGCAGTTCCATGACTGACGCCATCGAAGGTGTCGCCCGCTCAATCGAAGCCGGTGTGGAAGAGTCCTGCCCCGGCGAATTCGGGCGCGAAGCCCTGGAGATCGGCATCGCCATTCGCGAGTCCTATCGCAGCGGCCAACGCATGGAGCTGCCCCTGCAAGACCGCAGCCTCCGCCTCGGCGGCTACTAGTCTAGACTCCGCTACAAGAGCTCCAAACTTCGGTCGTCTGGCTATGCTACAATTAATTCGGATAGCTCTTGCACTGGGGATAGTGCTGAGTGTGATTGGGTTTGGCGGCTTTCAGTTCGGTATTGACTGGGCTAATGCTGCTAATTCTGGGCGTCACGATTGATGGCGCTATGCGATTCTTTCAGCTTCCTGCCTACCGTTTGATAATTAAATAGCAAGAGTGAGACTTTGGTAGGAATAGCCAGATAGTGGTAAACACTGCACGTTGCGCAGCCATGGTACGGCGAAGTACCGGGCTGCAATGCAGATTGCATTGTCGCTTTGAGGTGGACACAGTAAGGAGAAGGTGGTGTCTAAATTTGTAAGGTCAATTCTCTTTGGCGTGTTAATCGCGTCGATAGCAGTGGTGTTAGCTGGGTGTAGCGTTCAGCCTGTAGCGGAACCCCCACCTGCGCCAACTGCCCCGCCGGTTGCCACAGAAGTTCCCGCACCTACACCGCCGCCTGAGCCGGCTGCACCGACACCCATACCGGTTGCGGAGCTCACGCCCGATTCGGTTTTGCCGCTTGATCCTGTGGTGACGCATGGCACGCTGAGCAACGGCATGACCTATTACATCAGGCACAACGAAGAGCCCAGGAACCGCGTGCAGTTGATGATGGTCGTGCGGGCCGGTTCCGTCCTTGAGGAAGAATCGGAGCGTGGGCTGG
Protein-coding regions in this window:
- a CDS encoding SRPBCC family protein, with protein sequence MEFDFESYLSALERSVSYLERDGKSANAVTLARSIATTPADLWDAVTNKERIPRWFSGISGDLELGGKFQIEGNASCTITACEPQAHFALTWEFAGDVSWVEVRLTETGIGSVQLSLTHTALLSPFWDQYGPGAVGVGWETAFLGLTLLLEQPGWTKPDEMEFATSAAGKAFISGSSEGWAQASIAAGTDTEKAHAAARNTTAFYTGAEASPS
- a CDS encoding DUF2177 family protein, translating into MHFVRFIAAFVVYTVIDIGWNFSPIAQNMYESLYEESGNNVLFDSFGKQPDTWGGGEFVSLLAFLLLIALANSYLAIEPAVKERNLRKAMQNSFVLGCAAYATYIVPIFLMLATWPGILVPVDILIGGLLSLITSTVVTYVTLRRTSS
- a CDS encoding Gfo/Idh/MocA family oxidoreductase, with product MRVRSHDPDWEGPRADLEVAASAPKGHYRAAVVGCGRMGSTIDDEHVGKPHYPWPWAHAPAIIEARNVELVAGVDYDQRRLAYFGERWGVKALYTDLREMVAKERPDIVCVTTGPVERAEAVTALAEAGVKAIYATKPMCRTPAEADAMIEACRRTGTILAIAAHLNWYAPYTNAKALIDSGELGPLRSMVCQSPMPLSNIHSHTLCLFSLFVGAPARWVQGHMDDPETAKTNEDQSGSGMIGYENGVLGFLNSHAPWRSWSMEFNCERGRVFTRNHHAWFELWGRGENELDGEYQRQFPFPWRPRSSMTDAIEGVARSIEAGVEESCPGEFGREALEIGIAIRESYRSGQRMELPLQDRSLRLGGY